One window of the Bremerella alba genome contains the following:
- a CDS encoding type I polyketide synthase, with the protein MSITTDRTDVPVAIVGMACRLPGAANLEQYWQLISQGKSAVGEVPPDRLNREIYYHPEKGTRGKTYSTKAALLSDRTYDRQRCPLPQSLIDSVDNTHLLMTEVAAEAFRHAGYDPFQLSNRNVSVFIGHAQGSSRLGELTFQTYLNDAIALLEQTPGFQELPIEIRQAAEQELLAELSQQLPPGPESTRFLNCNMVAGTVAKAFGLDGSWLALNSACASSLHAMLMGARALQRGRADAVVVGGASDCKSDSLVLFSNAQTLTKDDSRPFDANADGLIMSEGYVALVMKTLDRAIADGDPIQAVVRGLGVATDGRGKSLWAPRKEGQIRAMRRAYRSGADASRLQYQECHATATQVGDATELETLREVLEPLFAPGKKIPITSAKANIGHSLEAAGVAGMIKTVLCMQHKQFPAAINIQQLNPKVPWAESPFFVPMKPAVWEAPEDGGPRCAGVNAFGIGGLNMHVVIDEYVGQTTEQICGPSKPAEESVDDRAIAVVGMGCIVPGADELDQFWNLVHSGTDPKTQPPVDRWSPQSRERAKRQGYSPLGGFIQKYEYDWRKHRVPPKQVQEADPLQFMFLDASEKALADAGYDRDSIPKELAGVVVCTEFGGDFSDQLEMGLRIPEMQAILSRRLAEQGLSSEQISAINENFSKHLLKKWPALVDETGSFTSSTLASRISKTLDLKGGAVAIDSGATSGMSGIALCIDSLLSGDNDMMICAAGQRRMGPTIFDGLNAAGLLSKDGQAKNLWDADFNGIVPGEGVAVVVLKRLADARRDGDKIRAVIRGLGTGTHDNPAEAMRLAVERSTAMAGIDPAEVEFVDIETDESAEVCSSSLAMLAHSHVEGSRQQPLNLASTTAQFGQMGGGGPVLALVKAALESQKQEVAHGIGVQKGSRPNLETSLRSNTKLSQRGLGGVANWAKGQAFYLLLDNGSHVSPKPEVASPVINEASISNDAKIIRIGAKSHQGLLEKLSSAVGRAESIWNGATSDQFSSHDVFRLAIVADSLASLSKKLSLASSQLGNASAQQVLEQQGIFYRQRPLTPPRVAFVFPGQGSQYEGMLKDLVAVSPEAAKTIAEADSAMQRQGFPTFSQLAWDVPTQLGKDVFQTQIAMLLADLACLATLKQQGISPDLVLGHSYGEFPALFAAGVWNLDDVIRMTKARCDGILATSKNDAGLLATTATPEEIKRLIAECGCQAYLANFNAPDQTVIGGKLVALQQLATALKAKSYPARILAVPAAFHTPLMAGSSRLLQQALETATLAPPSTMFLSTVDNRQVTDVQRIKRNLGIQLTTPVKYVPLIEQLDRDAPTVFVEVGPQQTLTKLNRKILSGDANVIAVDNPKRGALETILGVRALLDCLGVGEASVQPTPPQPNVAPETSAAPPRAEISALTPSQEMNLMDDIPHFDATERRRAKMRGVSDRPVAATPQAQTAPPAVPPPASPPRVATPTPPAPQPLPPITPPSAPTASQPVVPPVATSLNGTGSYHTNGSTNGAATTSSPKSNTVDLEKFLVNFVVEQTGYPPEVVDLDADLEADLGIDSIKKAQLFGELQEYFEISTSATELSLDDFPTLRHVVDFLSANSEATGTAAAATQAPVAAPPLPAPQPIVPPIAVPAPVAATPEPAAPVSSTSPAELEAFLVNFVVEQTGYPPEVVDLDADLEADLGIDSIKKAQLFGELQEYFEISTSATELSLDDFPTLRHVVNFLSANGQSASQAQASPAPPVAVAPIQPPPPEPSPPIPTPSTNGASNGFANGGAVPSSESTTIPAELESFLVNFVVEQTGYPPEVVDLDADLEADLGIDSIKKAQLFGELQEYFEISTSATELSLDDFPTLRHVLDFLSANAQQVTTTSDANEASSFSPAAPAPARETKTNAPAVASPSTEVDITDISENKSNVDVSCLQMLAGTPYEMGYTHGTLFCNEIRRTLQTYTEYVGHSVDKLPGSHRSQQAFQLLSPDQLDELQGIADAIEAPLTNLLVHHFVTAELLSQSEQVASEGNVDADMTHVARIISQEIGPLRDTICLATFLRKPSTGIPYIGVTAIGTVYCLGGMNRDGLAATATGDPDLFQVLATSPSLEEAIDAMTSFRSHPYGNVTLSERSTGRLATLELTPQGVQVSSDVLSARLRQPELAAVSSVSSLSMIDSDWSDEKISQPVDEDNQDALVLAFNYVNNTLCVKHRLGEVQTVPYELSALEATPKPRLQSQRSVNRSPLTSPKVTARFELEMRDAPLSASVPTSMTWQGAAIVLGSGKTASAILAKLQEHGVVVHHIADALDLDAAVSQVAQICEAGPAPHLFITTGRDGHSSVALTDLSRWDSQQRSSMETPLFVCQKWLAIADKQGWLPHATVVATTSLGGDFGFDSGSIGAHSGALTGLMKAIFIEYTVMRDGQGPRVKAFDTNTSDCPRQIADNIICELASGNLDYEVSWSGGSRKVPFAVDVAADEVAAESSLPQGTWIVTGGARGITAACALELGKRYGLKLHLLGSSPLPEIDPSWRSLDDDGLKTLKAETMIAASKAGQKAPQAWERVQKSLEIDRSLRAFEEAGVSATYHVCDVSNRDSLEKVLEDIRSTDGPISGILHGAGIDKSCRFEKKRLDIVNATLGIKAGGLVHLAALTRKDPIRHLIGFGSIAGRLGSFGQADYCQASDLLCKLMGAYRRHRPWVRAVGFHWHGWDEVGMAARPETQSVLQKKSDLNLMPLAEGLGHFIREIEADTPRSEILITERRHWQRFADGLGQLAESKREATPQNTAPTSPQSTESLGPADASVELRTQRCELKLIEAPLDANSPATPTFKNPAWIVGENADAIALEARLKELGVEVYRFGIREDLDALLADIDGLHPDRPAGHLFLLSARDVTQEDLLSVEAIEKRRHEGIIAPFFIAQSWVKRLIKSPEHGPGTLVAATSLGGDFGFESTVSLPDGGGMTGFIKSLHIEDSRRDDRAVRCKVIDAPTGDPSKTVVDAILREAASDRPEVEVSWVAGNRSVIRPISVDLPPGPAANIPRGGNWVVTGGARGITAIAARELARRYDWKLHLFGKSPPPIKNAPWRNFDEEQLKTYKTQITRQAVADGQSPGAAWDRVLKDCEIFKNLQKFAEAGIQATYHQCDVTSRDELATALAKVRATDGPVTGLMHGAGLIEPGRFEHKRRGFVEKLVRTKFDGLMHLFALTKNDPLTHCIGFGSISGRFGGNGLSDYAAGNDSMSKALGWHRKIRPDCTTLCIHWESWEGAGIATLSRFAWGPRSVMKMKYMLPEEGVRRLEEELAGGGKKSETLYTFGDFYPMFFPSEQYPLGEFQPRSGEEASDVPLIETTRREGSELVGDVPLAPTVDPFLIQHRLRGKPIMPVVATLEALREAAAIASGKTVVAFRDVDMVDGLVFHTDNPQTAQARGQMIDDQLVQCRWTCDFRNRTGGLIQKDRLYLEAKAVVAEAPSTLTTTLPTFPTEWHAVAYPEDSAIYHGQPFRCLKAISCEATHGWGHILAQPLVDLTGESKRDGWLIPSCVLDSALYACGCHLYLHGEGAVSLPRKIELLELGRAAHDGENCYVHFTCRNIAEKSALYDMVVVGQDGGVILKATGYEKVILMRGEVK; encoded by the coding sequence ATGTCAATCACGACCGATCGAACCGATGTTCCGGTAGCGATTGTTGGTATGGCTTGTCGGCTTCCAGGCGCGGCGAATCTAGAGCAGTACTGGCAACTTATTTCTCAGGGGAAGTCCGCTGTCGGCGAAGTACCGCCGGATCGGCTGAACCGAGAGATCTATTACCATCCCGAAAAAGGGACTCGGGGCAAAACATACTCCACCAAGGCTGCTCTACTTAGCGACCGCACGTACGACCGCCAGCGTTGTCCTCTTCCGCAATCTTTGATTGATTCGGTCGACAACACTCATCTATTGATGACGGAGGTAGCTGCCGAGGCTTTTCGGCACGCTGGATACGATCCGTTTCAGCTCTCCAATCGAAACGTATCCGTCTTCATTGGTCATGCCCAGGGAAGTTCCCGTCTGGGAGAATTAACGTTTCAGACCTACTTAAATGACGCGATCGCCCTGTTGGAACAAACGCCGGGCTTTCAGGAACTCCCGATTGAAATACGTCAGGCCGCCGAACAGGAGCTGCTCGCTGAACTCAGCCAGCAATTGCCGCCTGGACCTGAATCCACACGGTTTCTGAACTGCAACATGGTGGCCGGGACGGTCGCCAAAGCTTTCGGCCTTGATGGAAGTTGGCTGGCATTGAACTCGGCGTGTGCCTCTTCGTTACATGCCATGTTAATGGGTGCTCGAGCCTTGCAGCGTGGTCGTGCAGATGCCGTGGTTGTGGGAGGAGCTTCCGATTGCAAGTCGGACTCGCTGGTACTCTTCTCCAACGCCCAAACGCTGACCAAAGACGACAGCCGCCCATTCGATGCCAATGCCGACGGTCTGATTATGTCGGAAGGTTACGTCGCTCTGGTCATGAAGACCCTCGACCGGGCCATCGCAGATGGTGATCCCATCCAAGCAGTTGTCCGTGGGCTGGGAGTTGCTACCGATGGACGCGGCAAAAGCTTGTGGGCACCACGAAAAGAAGGCCAAATACGAGCGATGCGTCGCGCTTACCGAAGCGGCGCCGATGCTTCGCGATTGCAATACCAGGAATGCCACGCGACTGCGACCCAGGTAGGCGATGCCACCGAGTTGGAAACGCTGCGGGAAGTCCTTGAGCCCCTGTTCGCTCCCGGCAAAAAGATTCCGATTACCAGCGCCAAAGCCAACATCGGGCACTCGCTCGAAGCCGCTGGGGTTGCTGGAATGATCAAGACCGTTTTGTGCATGCAGCACAAGCAATTCCCAGCCGCGATTAATATTCAACAGTTGAATCCGAAAGTTCCCTGGGCAGAGTCACCCTTCTTTGTTCCGATGAAACCAGCCGTTTGGGAAGCACCAGAAGATGGCGGACCTCGTTGCGCTGGGGTAAATGCGTTCGGGATCGGCGGGCTCAACATGCACGTTGTGATCGATGAATACGTTGGGCAAACAACGGAACAAATCTGCGGACCAAGTAAGCCAGCCGAGGAATCAGTCGACGATCGAGCCATTGCCGTCGTTGGCATGGGGTGTATCGTTCCAGGAGCCGATGAACTGGATCAGTTCTGGAACCTCGTTCACTCAGGCACCGATCCCAAGACCCAACCCCCAGTCGATCGCTGGTCTCCTCAGTCACGCGAGCGGGCCAAGCGACAAGGGTATTCTCCCCTGGGCGGCTTCATCCAGAAGTACGAATACGACTGGCGGAAACATCGTGTTCCCCCCAAGCAAGTCCAAGAAGCGGATCCGCTTCAATTTATGTTTCTGGATGCCAGCGAAAAGGCCCTTGCCGATGCAGGCTACGATCGCGATTCGATCCCGAAAGAACTAGCTGGCGTCGTTGTCTGCACCGAGTTTGGAGGAGACTTCTCCGATCAACTTGAGATGGGGCTTCGCATTCCCGAAATGCAGGCCATCCTCTCGCGTCGCCTGGCTGAGCAGGGATTGTCATCAGAACAAATCAGTGCCATTAACGAGAACTTCAGCAAGCACCTGCTGAAGAAATGGCCTGCCTTGGTTGACGAAACCGGCAGCTTTACCAGCAGCACATTAGCCTCGCGCATCAGCAAGACGCTTGATCTCAAAGGGGGAGCCGTCGCCATCGATAGCGGTGCCACCAGCGGAATGTCAGGCATCGCGTTATGCATTGACTCGCTACTCTCCGGCGACAACGACATGATGATCTGTGCCGCAGGTCAACGCCGCATGGGACCAACCATTTTCGACGGCCTAAACGCGGCTGGACTTCTCAGCAAAGATGGCCAAGCCAAAAACTTGTGGGACGCGGATTTCAATGGAATTGTTCCCGGTGAAGGCGTCGCTGTCGTTGTTTTGAAACGTCTGGCCGATGCTCGCCGTGACGGGGATAAGATTCGAGCGGTCATTCGAGGTCTCGGCACTGGCACGCACGACAACCCAGCCGAAGCGATGCGTCTTGCGGTCGAGCGATCGACTGCCATGGCGGGCATCGATCCGGCGGAAGTCGAGTTCGTCGACATCGAAACCGACGAGAGCGCCGAAGTTTGTTCGTCGTCTCTGGCAATGCTTGCTCATTCCCACGTCGAAGGTTCACGGCAGCAACCGCTTAATCTTGCGTCGACCACCGCCCAATTCGGTCAAATGGGTGGTGGTGGCCCGGTGCTCGCATTGGTCAAAGCCGCGCTCGAATCCCAAAAACAGGAAGTTGCTCACGGGATTGGTGTACAGAAAGGATCCAGACCGAACTTAGAAACATCACTCCGCAGCAATACCAAACTGAGCCAACGAGGCCTCGGGGGTGTGGCCAACTGGGCTAAAGGCCAGGCTTTCTATCTTTTGCTGGACAACGGTTCGCACGTGAGCCCCAAGCCGGAAGTCGCTTCCCCTGTAATTAACGAAGCCTCCATATCGAATGATGCGAAAATTATTCGCATCGGAGCCAAGAGCCACCAAGGGTTACTTGAGAAGCTTAGCAGCGCCGTTGGCCGCGCCGAGTCGATCTGGAATGGCGCGACATCCGATCAGTTTTCGTCCCACGACGTGTTTCGACTTGCGATTGTCGCAGACAGCTTAGCGAGCCTTTCCAAGAAGCTCTCGCTGGCATCAAGCCAACTGGGGAACGCCTCGGCACAGCAGGTTCTGGAGCAACAGGGCATCTTCTATCGTCAACGTCCACTAACACCCCCGCGTGTAGCATTCGTGTTTCCGGGGCAAGGCTCGCAATACGAAGGAATGCTAAAGGATCTGGTCGCCGTCTCGCCAGAGGCCGCCAAAACAATTGCCGAGGCAGATTCGGCAATGCAGCGTCAGGGATTCCCGACGTTTTCGCAGTTGGCTTGGGATGTTCCCACCCAGCTTGGCAAAGATGTGTTTCAGACGCAGATTGCCATGCTGCTGGCCGACCTAGCCTGCCTGGCAACCCTCAAGCAGCAAGGTATCTCCCCTGACCTAGTTCTGGGACATAGCTACGGAGAGTTTCCAGCACTGTTTGCTGCAGGCGTTTGGAACCTGGACGATGTCATCCGCATGACCAAAGCTCGATGTGATGGCATTCTGGCAACTTCCAAAAATGATGCCGGACTATTAGCAACGACTGCCACTCCGGAAGAAATCAAGAGGTTAATTGCTGAATGCGGCTGTCAGGCTTACTTGGCCAACTTCAATGCACCGGATCAGACCGTCATTGGTGGAAAGTTGGTCGCGTTGCAGCAGTTGGCTACCGCGTTAAAAGCGAAGTCTTACCCAGCTCGAATATTGGCTGTGCCGGCGGCGTTTCATACTCCGCTTATGGCAGGCTCTAGCCGCTTGCTGCAACAAGCATTAGAAACCGCCACGCTTGCTCCTCCGTCGACGATGTTTCTCAGCACCGTCGACAATCGGCAAGTCACTGATGTGCAGCGTATTAAGCGAAATCTAGGGATTCAATTGACAACACCTGTCAAATACGTGCCCCTTATTGAGCAGCTTGATCGCGACGCTCCTACCGTGTTCGTCGAAGTCGGGCCTCAGCAAACGCTGACCAAATTGAACCGAAAAATTTTGTCGGGCGATGCCAACGTAATCGCCGTTGACAATCCCAAGCGGGGTGCATTGGAAACTATATTGGGCGTTCGTGCTCTTCTCGATTGCCTAGGCGTGGGCGAGGCTTCGGTCCAGCCCACACCACCCCAACCTAACGTTGCTCCTGAAACTTCCGCAGCGCCTCCGCGTGCTGAGATATCCGCGTTAACACCTTCCCAAGAGATGAACCTGATGGACGATATTCCGCACTTTGATGCGACCGAACGTCGACGAGCAAAGATGCGAGGCGTTTCGGATCGCCCGGTGGCTGCTACGCCGCAGGCCCAAACTGCTCCTCCAGCAGTTCCGCCGCCTGCCAGCCCGCCAAGGGTAGCAACGCCGACTCCACCGGCCCCTCAGCCGCTCCCGCCAATTACGCCTCCCTCGGCGCCTACGGCATCGCAGCCGGTTGTACCACCGGTCGCGACGTCCTTGAACGGTACTGGAAGTTACCATACCAACGGCTCGACCAATGGTGCCGCTACCACTTCGTCACCGAAGTCCAACACGGTAGATCTTGAAAAGTTCCTCGTGAACTTCGTTGTCGAACAAACCGGCTATCCTCCGGAAGTGGTCGATCTGGATGCTGACCTGGAAGCCGATCTGGGGATCGACAGCATCAAGAAGGCTCAATTATTTGGAGAGTTGCAAGAGTACTTCGAGATCAGCACTTCGGCCACCGAGCTGTCCCTCGATGACTTCCCAACCTTGCGTCACGTCGTCGACTTCCTCTCGGCTAACAGTGAAGCAACCGGCACAGCGGCAGCAGCCACACAGGCACCGGTCGCTGCTCCGCCACTTCCTGCTCCGCAGCCTATTGTTCCCCCGATTGCTGTACCAGCGCCTGTAGCAGCCACCCCGGAACCTGCCGCACCGGTAAGCTCCACAAGCCCAGCCGAGTTAGAGGCGTTTCTGGTAAACTTCGTCGTCGAACAGACTGGCTATCCGCCGGAAGTGGTCGACCTGGATGCCGATCTTGAAGCCGACTTGGGCATCGATAGCATCAAGAAGGCCCAGCTTTTCGGCGAGCTACAGGAATACTTCGAGATCAGCACTTCAGCCACCGAGTTGTCGCTCGATGACTTCCCTACCCTGCGACATGTAGTTAACTTCCTATCGGCTAACGGACAATCGGCCAGCCAGGCACAGGCATCCCCTGCCCCTCCAGTTGCGGTCGCACCCATTCAGCCCCCACCACCGGAACCGTCGCCCCCTATACCCACACCTTCTACCAATGGTGCCTCGAATGGGTTCGCTAATGGTGGCGCAGTGCCATCGTCGGAATCAACAACAATCCCGGCGGAGTTGGAATCCTTCCTGGTGAACTTCGTCGTCGAACAAACCGGCTATCCGCCGGAAGTGGTCGATCTGGATGCCGATCTGGAAGCTGACTTGGGCATCGATAGCATCAAGAAGGCTCAGTTGTTCGGCGAGTTGCAGGAGTACTTCGAGATCAGCACTTCAGCCACCGAGTTGTCACTCGACGACTTCCCTACGCTGCGACATGTGCTCGACTTCCTCTCGGCGAATGCTCAGCAAGTCACTACGACTTCCGACGCCAACGAGGCATCGTCTTTTTCCCCGGCCGCTCCGGCGCCGGCCAGGGAAACTAAAACCAACGCGCCGGCCGTAGCTTCGCCTTCCACAGAGGTCGATATTACGGACATTTCTGAGAATAAGTCGAACGTGGACGTTTCGTGCCTGCAGATGCTTGCAGGCACTCCTTATGAGATGGGCTACACCCATGGAACCCTCTTCTGCAACGAGATCCGCCGAACTTTACAAACGTATACTGAGTACGTTGGTCATTCGGTCGACAAGCTGCCCGGCTCGCATCGCAGTCAGCAAGCCTTCCAATTGCTTTCTCCCGATCAATTGGATGAGTTACAAGGGATTGCAGATGCAATAGAGGCTCCTTTAACCAACTTGTTGGTGCATCACTTCGTAACGGCGGAACTCTTATCTCAATCCGAGCAGGTCGCCAGTGAGGGAAATGTTGACGCCGACATGACTCACGTCGCGCGAATCATTTCCCAAGAGATAGGACCACTGCGCGATACCATTTGCCTGGCGACATTCCTACGAAAACCGTCGACGGGAATCCCCTATATCGGCGTGACCGCAATCGGTACGGTCTACTGCCTGGGTGGGATGAACCGCGACGGTCTCGCGGCAACAGCGACCGGCGATCCCGATTTATTCCAAGTCTTAGCTACATCGCCTTCGCTGGAAGAGGCCATCGATGCGATGACTTCGTTTAGAAGTCATCCTTACGGAAACGTAACGCTCAGCGAGCGAAGTACCGGGCGCCTTGCGACCCTGGAACTCACCCCGCAAGGTGTTCAGGTTTCCAGTGACGTGCTATCTGCGCGGTTGCGTCAACCAGAATTGGCTGCCGTCTCATCCGTTTCTTCGCTTTCAATGATCGATTCCGATTGGAGTGATGAAAAAATAAGTCAACCGGTCGATGAAGATAACCAGGATGCCTTAGTCCTCGCTTTCAATTACGTCAACAACACGCTCTGCGTGAAGCATCGACTCGGCGAAGTACAGACAGTTCCCTACGAACTCTCCGCACTGGAAGCAACGCCTAAGCCGCGATTGCAATCCCAGCGGTCCGTCAATCGCAGCCCTCTAACGTCGCCGAAGGTTACCGCTCGCTTCGAACTCGAAATGCGTGATGCTCCGTTGTCCGCTTCAGTTCCGACGAGCATGACGTGGCAAGGCGCAGCCATCGTATTGGGCTCTGGCAAAACAGCCTCGGCTATACTTGCGAAGCTTCAAGAGCATGGTGTCGTCGTCCACCATATTGCAGATGCACTGGACCTGGACGCTGCCGTTTCGCAAGTAGCACAAATCTGCGAAGCGGGTCCAGCACCTCACCTGTTTATCACGACTGGGCGAGATGGACATTCGTCGGTTGCATTGACTGATCTTTCAAGATGGGATTCGCAGCAGCGATCGAGCATGGAAACGCCCCTGTTCGTCTGCCAGAAGTGGTTAGCGATCGCCGACAAGCAGGGCTGGTTGCCGCACGCCACGGTGGTCGCAACGACGTCACTCGGCGGTGACTTTGGCTTCGATTCTGGTTCGATCGGCGCTCACAGTGGCGCGCTGACCGGGCTCATGAAAGCCATCTTTATCGAGTACACCGTGATGCGTGATGGCCAAGGCCCACGCGTGAAAGCGTTCGATACGAACACAAGCGATTGTCCTCGTCAAATTGCCGATAACATCATCTGCGAACTGGCTTCCGGAAATCTCGACTATGAAGTTTCATGGTCCGGCGGTTCGCGAAAGGTTCCTTTTGCCGTCGATGTGGCTGCTGACGAAGTTGCAGCCGAGTCGAGCCTTCCTCAAGGAACCTGGATTGTTACCGGCGGTGCACGTGGCATAACAGCTGCTTGCGCTTTAGAACTGGGCAAGCGATATGGCTTGAAGCTTCATTTGTTAGGAAGCAGTCCCCTTCCAGAAATCGACCCAAGCTGGCGCAGCCTCGACGACGATGGCCTGAAAACACTCAAAGCAGAAACGATGATCGCCGCCAGCAAGGCCGGCCAAAAGGCTCCTCAAGCATGGGAACGCGTGCAGAAGAGTCTTGAAATCGATCGTTCGCTACGGGCATTCGAAGAAGCGGGCGTTTCGGCAACCTATCATGTGTGCGATGTTTCCAACCGCGATTCGCTTGAGAAAGTGCTCGAGGACATTCGTAGCACCGATGGCCCGATCTCTGGCATATTACATGGTGCCGGAATCGATAAGTCGTGTCGTTTCGAGAAGAAACGGCTCGACATCGTCAACGCCACGCTCGGCATCAAAGCCGGCGGTCTGGTTCACCTGGCTGCTCTTACCCGCAAGGATCCTATTCGGCATTTGATTGGATTCGGTTCGATTGCTGGTCGCCTAGGTAGCTTCGGCCAGGCCGATTACTGTCAGGCAAGTGATCTGCTTTGCAAGCTGATGGGTGCCTACCGTCGTCATCGTCCTTGGGTTCGCGCCGTAGGCTTCCACTGGCATGGCTGGGATGAAGTCGGCATGGCGGCTCGTCCGGAAACGCAAAGTGTATTGCAGAAAAAAAGCGATTTGAATCTCATGCCACTGGCAGAAGGCCTGGGACATTTCATCCGTGAAATCGAAGCCGATACGCCACGAAGTGAAATTCTGATCACCGAACGTCGCCATTGGCAACGATTCGCTGACGGCCTGGGGCAGTTGGCTGAGAGCAAGCGTGAAGCTACCCCTCAGAATACGGCACCGACTTCGCCACAGTCGACTGAATCGCTTGGTCCTGCCGATGCGTCGGTAGAACTTAGAACACAGCGTTGCGAGCTTAAGCTGATCGAAGCTCCTCTCGATGCCAATAGCCCGGCGACTCCCACATTTAAGAATCCAGCATGGATTGTAGGAGAAAATGCCGATGCCATTGCTCTGGAAGCGAGGCTTAAGGAACTCGGAGTCGAGGTGTATCGCTTTGGTATTCGCGAAGACCTCGATGCCCTGCTGGCCGACATTGACGGGCTTCACCCTGACCGCCCTGCTGGTCACTTGTTCCTGCTTTCAGCACGTGATGTGACTCAGGAGGATCTACTCTCTGTCGAAGCGATCGAAAAGCGACGGCATGAAGGTATTATCGCTCCTTTTTTCATTGCCCAAAGCTGGGTCAAACGCCTGATCAAGTCTCCAGAACATGGCCCAGGCACGCTCGTCGCCGCAACAAGTCTTGGCGGTGACTTTGGCTTCGAGTCGACAGTTTCATTGCCTGATGGCGGCGGCATGACCGGGTTCATCAAGTCGCTGCATATTGAAGACTCTCGTCGCGATGATCGAGCAGTACGATGCAAAGTAATCGATGCTCCGACGGGAGACCCTTCAAAAACTGTTGTTGACGCAATACTGCGTGAAGCGGCGTCAGATCGACCGGAAGTTGAAGTGAGTTGGGTCGCAGGTAATCGAAGCGTGATCCGTCCTATTTCGGTCGACCTTCCACCGGGTCCAGCTGCTAATATTCCAAGAGGTGGCAACTGGGTAGTTACCGGCGGCGCACGAGGCATCACAGCAATTGCCGCCCGAGAACTCGCTCGACGCTATGACTGGAAACTCCATCTCTTTGGCAAGAGTCCTCCGCCCATCAAAAACGCTCCGTGGCGCAATTTCGACGAAGAGCAACTCAAGACCTATAAGACCCAGATTACCCGCCAGGCCGTCGCCGATGGGCAATCACCCGGGGCAGCCTGGGATCGTGTCTTGAAGGATTGCGAGATTTTCAAGAACCTGCAGAAGTTTGCCGAAGCTGGCATCCAGGCCACTTACCATCAGTGCGATGTTACTAGCCGAGATGAGCTTGCGACCGCACTAGCTAAAGTTCGTGCGACGGACGGCCCAGTCACTGGACTCATGCATGGTGCCGGGCTCATCGAGCCAGGTCGATTCGAACACAAGCGTCGCGGTTTTGTCGAAAAACTTGTACGTACCAAGTTCGACGGGCTCATGCACCTGTTCGCACTCACCAAGAATGACCCTTTGACCCACTGCATTGGCTTCGGATCCATCAGCGGTCGGTTCGGTGGGAACGGTCTCAGTGACTACGCTGCCGGGAACGATTCGATGTCGAAGGCTCTCGGATGGCATCGCAAGATCCGTCCTGATTGTACAACGCTATGCATTCATTGGGAGTCATGGGAAGGGGCTGGCATCGCGACCCTGTCTCGTTTTGCCTGGGGTCCACGCAGCGTGATGAAGATGAAATACATGCTGCCGGAAGAAGGCGTTCGCCGCTTGGAAGAAGAATTGGCTGGTGGTGGAAAGAAGTCCGAAACGCTTTATACGTTTGGTGACTTCTACCCCATGTTTTTTCCCTCAGAGCAGTACCCGCTAGGCGAGTTCCAGCCACGCTCAGGAGAAGAGGCCAGCGATGTTCCGCTAATCGAAACCACGCGCCGCGAAGGAAGTGAGTTGGTTGGAGACGTACCACTCGCCCCGACCGTCGACCCGTTCTTAATTCAACATCGTCTGCGTGGCAAACCGATCATGCCGGTTGTTGCCACCCTGGAAGCCCTGCGCGAAGCGGCTGCCATTGCCAGCGGCAAAACGGTGGTAGCATTCCGTGATGTCGACATGGTGGATGGACTTGTTTTTCACACCGATAATCCGCAAACAGCCCAAGCTCGTGGGCAGATGATAGACGATCAACTCGTTCAATGCCGTTGGACTTGCGATTTCCGTAACCGGACCGGCGGCCTAATTCAAAAAGATCGTCTTTACCTTGAAGCGAAAGCCGTTGTCGCAGAAGCACCTTCCACGTTGACAACAACGCTGCCAACGTTCCCAACCGAGTGGCATGCCGTCGCCTACCCGGAAGATAGCGCTATTTACCATGGCCAACCTTTTCGCTGCCTCAAAGCAATTAGCTGCGAAGCAACCCATGGTTGGGGGCATATTCTGGCACAGCCTCTAGTTGATTTGACCGGCGAGTCCAAACGCGATGGCTGGCTCATTCCCTCTTGCGTTCTCGATTCGGCTCTTTACGCATGTGGATGTCATTTGTATCTGCATGGCGAAGGTGCCGTGTCGCTGCCACGTAAGATCGAGTTGCTCGAACTCGGCCGCGCTGCCCACGATGGCGAGAACTGCTACGTTCACTTCACTTGTCGCAACATCGCCGAAAAGTCTGCGTTGTACGACATGGTTGTCGTCGGGCAGGACGGCGGCGTCATCCTCAAAGCAACCGGCTATGAGAAGGTGATTCTTATGCGAGGGGAGGTCAAATGA